A single region of the Changchengzhania lutea genome encodes:
- a CDS encoding phage tail protein, which yields MIIYRGIYELLSLEIDNNTQLKQELQGEDVVQSNFTLEHYYEFKIGDYINWRGKKYTIFKQPSVKKIQTNQIQYNLEFGSDIYRLLNAVYLLDSQGEFFLLGDLQKFANLLVVNLNRLAGESFYQLGTVPATDVKNLNFSNSNCLLVLQQIASEFGKEFEFSTDGTTINFVDKIGVDTALVFQFKQGLRHIERQKISDTSLVTRLYAFGGERNITNDYGSKRLKINPIEQNTGLFGAIEGVVTFDDIYPHREGTITSLGPDEFIFIDSGIDFNLNDQLMPGVKAKVTFNTGDLAGYDFEILNYNSSLKQFEIISYEDENGLVLPNATLKPNIGDEYVLHDIIMPQIYINNAEAELLVKATEYINLNSKPNVIYSILPHPPYLRENLIQLNVGDLVTVKDDDFEIEYQTRILNITQSLSNPYIYSIKVGDKLTVNYITKVLGGLGELDDNITIERYDRTVHYNRIRRNLRNIDELRDSVFDPDGYFDTGNIRPLSIETNMLTVGSKSQQFLIRELLIEANYQSDPNKTNIGNGVLVHFQIEDTIKEWSLTGAVKTHADLNQYYYIYARCNRSGTTGDFLSTSIQYKVDTGSTYYYFLIGVIHSAQNGVRGISLTYGQTTINGKFITTGRVQSVDGINYFDLDTGQFFIGDSNSSLDWNVTNPNKLTIKGSVIQTSAGVPINITNYRGLFNIGTTYNEGDTFTYNGVVYHTLSTIVGTAPPNPTYYELYVDKGEDGADGLDGAQGPQGIQGVDGADGQPTYTWIRYADDVNGTGITNDPTGKTFIGFAYNKTSPLESNTPGDYTWALLSGEGVPGPAGADGQTTYTWVKYSDSADGTGLYDIPTASTLYIGIAVNKTTATESTDKTDYTWSKFKGDNGADGADGVDGVNGSDGQTGPSIVFRGLFSASEVYYNNDKRRDVVKYTDDVYYIYNGTDGVALAWSASNWESFGAQFESVATNTLLSENANIADWIIQNGKITSQAEYNGSPRAQLDGTNGKLTLISPITTYTGSGGTRTYEHTLELDSANGRIEARHTGDSFQNSGVSYVDSEGVFANFAGTQALPASSGIEIKGSVVGLGNGKLDRTAYSSNNAICGVVGMASNSSSDPAPSYGGLFFGLKSYGFFINVKTITGSSHYVSGSEDYISCYNTGTTNIYLPTSNRYIGRVIYIKRINGGVLIQGNGIDLLTTTNVSSISINDGRLAILVYDGTYWCANVILTV from the coding sequence ATGATAATATACAGGGGCATATACGAGTTATTATCTTTAGAAATTGATAACAACACACAGCTAAAACAAGAATTACAAGGGGAAGATGTTGTACAATCTAATTTTACCTTAGAGCATTATTATGAATTTAAGATAGGCGATTATATAAATTGGAGAGGGAAGAAATATACAATTTTTAAACAGCCTTCTGTTAAAAAGATTCAAACCAATCAAATTCAGTACAACCTTGAATTTGGTAGTGATATCTATAGATTACTAAATGCTGTATATTTATTGGATAGTCAAGGAGAGTTCTTTTTGTTGGGCGATCTACAAAAATTTGCAAACCTGCTTGTGGTAAACCTTAATAGGCTTGCAGGAGAATCTTTTTACCAATTAGGTACCGTACCCGCAACAGATGTTAAAAACTTAAACTTTTCTAATTCTAATTGTTTGTTGGTGCTTCAACAAATTGCAAGTGAATTTGGTAAAGAATTTGAATTTTCAACAGATGGCACCACTATTAATTTTGTTGACAAAATCGGTGTTGACACCGCTCTAGTATTTCAGTTTAAACAAGGATTAAGACATATTGAACGACAAAAAATATCAGACACAAGCTTGGTAACACGATTGTATGCTTTTGGGGGAGAGCGAAACATTACAAATGATTATGGCAGTAAACGATTAAAGATCAATCCCATTGAACAGAACACTGGTTTGTTTGGGGCTATTGAAGGTGTAGTGACATTTGATGATATCTATCCACATAGAGAGGGCACAATTACGTCGTTAGGTCCTGATGAATTTATATTTATTGATTCTGGTATTGATTTTAATTTAAACGACCAGCTGATGCCGGGGGTAAAAGCAAAGGTGACATTCAATACCGGGGATTTAGCGGGATATGATTTTGAAATCCTTAATTATAATAGTTCTTTAAAACAGTTCGAGATTATATCTTATGAAGATGAGAACGGATTGGTATTGCCAAACGCAACACTTAAACCCAATATTGGAGATGAATATGTGCTGCACGATATTATTATGCCTCAAATTTACATAAATAATGCAGAGGCTGAATTACTCGTCAAAGCGACAGAATATATTAATTTAAACAGCAAGCCTAACGTTATTTATTCCATATTGCCCCACCCCCCATATTTAAGAGAAAATCTTATTCAATTAAATGTAGGGGATTTGGTGACCGTCAAGGATGATGATTTTGAAATCGAATATCAAACGAGGATATTAAATATTACCCAAAGTTTATCGAACCCTTATATATATTCGATTAAGGTAGGCGATAAATTAACCGTAAATTATATTACAAAAGTTTTAGGAGGCCTAGGTGAATTAGATGATAACATAACTATTGAAAGGTATGATAGAACCGTTCATTATAACAGGATACGCAGAAATTTAAGAAATATTGACGAGCTACGGGATTCTGTATTTGATCCTGATGGGTATTTTGACACAGGAAATATACGGCCATTGAGCATCGAGACCAATATGCTTACCGTAGGAAGCAAAAGTCAACAGTTCTTGATTCGTGAATTGTTAATTGAGGCAAATTATCAATCGGATCCCAATAAAACAAATATAGGCAATGGAGTCTTGGTTCATTTTCAAATAGAGGACACGATAAAAGAATGGTCACTAACTGGCGCCGTTAAAACACATGCAGATTTAAATCAGTATTACTACATATATGCCAGATGCAATAGAAGTGGAACTACGGGGGATTTTTTGTCCACCTCAATACAATATAAGGTAGACACAGGATCTACTTATTATTACTTTCTTATAGGCGTGATCCATTCTGCTCAAAACGGCGTTAGAGGTATCAGCCTTACCTATGGACAGACAACCATAAATGGTAAATTTATAACTACGGGAAGGGTGCAATCAGTTGATGGCATAAATTACTTTGATTTAGATACAGGTCAATTTTTTATAGGTGACAGCAACAGCAGTTTGGATTGGAACGTTACCAATCCCAATAAACTGACCATTAAGGGAAGTGTTATACAGACATCCGCAGGAGTACCCATAAACATAACCAATTATAGGGGTCTTTTTAATATAGGAACAACCTATAATGAGGGAGATACGTTCACCTATAATGGTGTTGTTTATCATACACTTTCAACTATAGTTGGAACAGCTCCACCAAATCCCACGTATTATGAGCTATATGTAGATAAAGGCGAGGACGGAGCGGATGGTCTTGATGGTGCTCAAGGGCCACAGGGCATTCAAGGAGTGGACGGAGCGGACGGACAACCAACTTATACATGGATACGTTACGCAGATGATGTTAACGGTACCGGAATAACAAATGACCCAACCGGAAAAACTTTTATAGGTTTTGCCTATAACAAAACCAGTCCCTTAGAAAGCAATACGCCAGGTGATTATACTTGGGCTTTGCTATCAGGAGAAGGAGTTCCAGGCCCAGCTGGAGCAGATGGACAAACCACTTACACTTGGGTTAAATATTCCGATAGCGCAGATGGTACTGGATTATACGACATACCAACGGCCAGTACGCTTTATATTGGTATAGCGGTCAACAAAACCACCGCTACCGAAAGCACTGATAAAACAGATTATACTTGGTCAAAATTTAAGGGAGACAATGGTGCCGATGGTGCCGATGGTGTAGATGGTGTTAATGGATCTGATGGACAAACAGGTCCGAGCATTGTTTTTAGGGGTTTGTTCTCCGCTTCGGAAGTTTATTATAACAACGATAAGCGAAGGGATGTGGTTAAATATACCGACGATGTATATTATATATATAATGGAACAGATGGAGTTGCGCTGGCGTGGTCAGCTTCTAATTGGGAAAGTTTTGGAGCTCAGTTTGAAAGCGTTGCAACCAATACATTATTATCAGAAAATGCCAATATTGCTGATTGGATAATCCAAAACGGTAAAATCACCTCACAGGCCGAATATAATGGAAGTCCTAGGGCACAATTAGATGGTACAAACGGAAAACTAACATTGATAAGCCCTATAACGACCTATACCGGTTCAGGGGGCACAAGAACATACGAGCACACTTTAGAGTTAGATAGTGCAAATGGGAGGATAGAAGCTAGGCATACTGGAGATTCGTTCCAAAATTCAGGAGTTTCATATGTAGACAGTGAGGGGGTCTTTGCAAACTTCGCAGGAACTCAAGCGTTGCCTGCCAGTTCTGGAATTGAAATTAAAGGATCAGTCGTTGGGCTTGGAAATGGTAAATTGGACAGAACGGCATACTCAAGCAACAATGCAATATGTGGAGTTGTGGGCATGGCCTCAAATTCATCAAGTGACCCCGCGCCTAGTTATGGGGGTTTGTTTTTTGGATTAAAATCCTACGGGTTTTTCATTAATGTAAAAACAATAACTGGATCTAGTCATTATGTATCAGGTTCAGAAGATTATATCTCTTGTTATAATACAGGAACTACAAATATTTACCTGCCTACATCTAACAGGTATATTGGAAGAGTAATTTATATTAAGCGTATTAATGGCGGGGTTCTGATTCAGGGCAATGGTATAGATTTATTAACAACAACTAACGTTTCATCAATATCCATCAATGATGGCAGGCTAGCAATTCTTGTATACGACGGTACTTACTGGTGTGCGAATGTTATATTGACAGTTTAA
- a CDS encoding phage tail tape measure protein, translating to MGVVSGDNSLFFATAIDNSGLQRGKLDAVNIIQSMASGISKINPFAALAVAAVGAFTIIANEGYKMAESFESAMAEVKTIANVSEKEFSKLQKNVFDIYKRLGTEPPDKLANGLYEIIGAGFEAGDALNILEIASKSATAGVTETAVAADGLTTILNAFKLTTQDAQEVADIMFATVDRGKISFEELSSQIATVAPLAASSNISFQEIGAAISTLTKQGVPASVAMTQIRSAVIAANEVLGDGAFKTLSLQEGLQKLFEQADGSQNKLKELAGRIEAVNAIIGIAGPNMQGAADDLEAMKDAAGSVDRSFKTITSTNANQWEIFSNRIKATTKGVGDAVLDMSNDIAGALNGLFDDTLADSEKLKKSFDDQRLKVFELKTQLGRLNEESDERKKLIQDIIKEYPEFLKGVDAEKVTNTELLGILDKVNEAYKTRYKFAQRQQDFQKELEKQGNIEIKIEDVQSEINDQLSKIQQVADNKGLKINIDYSLPNEEIFKDVRKQIDEGEKSLGITAIKGLGTGTGFSKLGQQLFYLVENEKKLNKELITQTSIVDEILQKNEKALKLDLKRAEGREEAIRRINAASKEQDISQFKDSGFEDVETAYKNRIKIITDLEKIGNVTAEQYKSNKNILKDYLASENKEIKEAAKKREAFFNFKPNPSGSSDDDRTDIERFEDDLKERKKQYDSYNNYVAQLGKEAADKEFETLLKQGANFTEYLRSQLKEFQENEAKKKAIVDTASQNNLNLKPREIQKAVSALKPNPTVEDVKIDTTSINAIERQIKQLEEKRKAAITQSERDILQAKIDAKRKELDIANRAVNEEQNLYENLTRSLGDLNNKALRAYIKYWQKKLKVAKKGSKEAAEAESNIQSAGEQIGNNISGTFQEVSGVLSEASSLFKKFGDEDMGQLLDQLAGVAQGAGDIAKGIASGNPLDIISGGLKVLNSAITVEIDSDTPKFEAAIKDLEKAIDKLDYVISQSVGKDRVTGRKQAIEDLKDLEEQTKLATEAELAARKEVKFLGVRIGKKGKGSGTDPAKLEEFEQKAEDARRKAQELREQLDELYTGTTEQTIVDSIISGLKEGKRSVADFADDFKDLMQDALLQAFQIKYLEKEIEKFYDAFADAGSDSNYTAEEIESLRNLYAQMINGAESDLDAINQILEESGIGALGSDDSSRKGLSGAISTITEDTANILAGTLNSIRIDVSNGIQIAQQSSLYLSEIVQNTTYNRYLESIDIKMSNIETAISQFESKGLTG from the coding sequence ATGGGTGTGGTTAGTGGAGATAATTCATTGTTTTTTGCTACGGCAATAGATAACAGTGGTTTACAACGTGGTAAATTAGATGCTGTAAATATTATACAGAGCATGGCAAGTGGTATATCTAAGATAAACCCGTTTGCTGCTTTAGCAGTTGCTGCAGTTGGCGCATTTACCATTATAGCTAATGAGGGCTATAAAATGGCCGAGAGTTTTGAATCTGCTATGGCCGAAGTTAAGACCATTGCCAATGTTTCTGAAAAAGAATTTAGCAAGCTCCAAAAAAACGTTTTTGATATTTATAAGCGTTTGGGCACCGAACCGCCTGATAAATTAGCAAATGGTCTTTATGAAATTATAGGTGCTGGCTTTGAAGCTGGAGATGCTTTAAACATTTTAGAAATAGCTTCTAAATCTGCTACTGCTGGTGTTACTGAAACTGCGGTTGCCGCTGATGGTTTAACTACTATTTTAAATGCATTCAAATTAACCACCCAAGATGCTCAGGAAGTCGCAGATATTATGTTTGCGACCGTTGACCGTGGTAAGATATCTTTTGAAGAACTTTCAAGTCAAATTGCAACCGTAGCACCTTTAGCGGCATCAAGCAATATCTCATTTCAAGAAATAGGTGCCGCAATTTCTACACTTACAAAACAGGGTGTTCCCGCAAGTGTAGCTATGACACAAATACGTTCGGCTGTTATTGCCGCAAATGAAGTATTGGGAGATGGCGCATTTAAAACATTGTCACTCCAGGAAGGACTTCAAAAACTATTTGAACAAGCAGATGGTAGCCAAAACAAACTAAAGGAGCTAGCAGGTAGAATAGAAGCTGTTAACGCTATTATAGGTATTGCTGGACCAAATATGCAAGGCGCTGCTGATGATTTGGAAGCGATGAAAGATGCTGCAGGAAGTGTGGATAGGTCTTTTAAAACGATAACTTCTACAAATGCTAATCAATGGGAGATATTTAGTAATAGAATTAAAGCCACCACAAAAGGCGTTGGAGATGCAGTTCTTGATATGAGTAATGATATCGCTGGAGCTTTAAACGGTTTGTTTGATGACACCCTAGCGGATAGTGAAAAACTAAAGAAAAGTTTTGATGACCAACGATTAAAAGTATTTGAATTAAAAACGCAATTAGGCAGATTAAATGAAGAGAGTGATGAGCGTAAAAAACTGATTCAAGATATTATAAAAGAATACCCTGAATTTTTAAAAGGTGTAGATGCTGAAAAAGTAACAAATACAGAGTTGCTAGGCATTTTGGATAAAGTAAATGAAGCCTATAAAACACGCTATAAGTTTGCTCAACGTCAACAAGATTTTCAAAAAGAACTTGAAAAGCAAGGTAATATTGAAATTAAAATCGAAGATGTACAAAGTGAAATTAATGATCAACTTTCTAAAATTCAACAAGTAGCTGATAATAAAGGATTAAAAATAAATATTGATTATTCATTACCTAATGAAGAAATTTTTAAGGATGTTAGAAAACAAATAGATGAAGGAGAAAAATCTTTAGGTATTACTGCTATAAAAGGATTAGGAACTGGAACTGGATTTAGCAAATTAGGTCAGCAATTATTTTATTTGGTAGAAAATGAAAAAAAACTAAATAAAGAATTAATTACACAAACATCTATAGTTGATGAAATACTCCAAAAAAATGAAAAAGCCCTAAAACTAGACCTTAAGCGTGCCGAAGGTAGGGAGGAAGCCATAAGAAGGATTAATGCAGCTTCAAAAGAACAGGATATTTCACAGTTTAAAGATTCAGGGTTTGAAGATGTAGAGACTGCTTATAAAAACAGAATTAAGATAATAACTGATCTTGAAAAGATTGGTAATGTAACGGCCGAGCAGTACAAATCAAATAAAAACATACTTAAGGATTACTTGGCCTCAGAAAATAAGGAAATTAAAGAAGCCGCCAAAAAACGTGAAGCCTTTTTCAATTTTAAACCAAATCCATCTGGCTCAAGTGATGATGATAGAACAGATATCGAGCGTTTTGAGGATGATTTAAAAGAGCGAAAAAAACAATACGATAGTTACAATAACTATGTTGCTCAATTAGGGAAAGAAGCCGCAGATAAAGAGTTTGAAACGCTTTTAAAACAAGGTGCAAATTTTACTGAGTACTTAAGAAGCCAGTTAAAAGAGTTTCAAGAAAACGAAGCGAAAAAGAAAGCTATTGTAGATACTGCATCACAAAATAATCTAAATCTTAAGCCTAGAGAAATACAAAAAGCCGTTAGCGCTTTAAAACCTAATCCTACTGTAGAGGATGTTAAAATTGATACCACTTCAATAAATGCAATTGAAAGACAGATAAAGCAATTGGAAGAAAAGCGTAAAGCTGCTATAACTCAATCTGAAAGGGATATACTTCAAGCTAAGATCGATGCAAAGCGTAAAGAATTGGATATTGCAAACAGAGCTGTTAACGAAGAGCAAAACCTATATGAAAACCTTACCCGTAGCCTAGGCGATTTAAACAATAAAGCGCTTAGGGCGTATATAAAATATTGGCAAAAAAAGCTTAAAGTAGCCAAAAAAGGATCTAAAGAAGCAGCCGAGGCCGAAAGCAATATTCAGTCTGCCGGGGAACAAATAGGAAATAACATTTCTGGTACTTTTCAAGAAGTTTCAGGGGTTTTATCAGAGGCATCATCCTTATTTAAAAAGTTTGGTGACGAGGATATGGGGCAACTACTAGATCAATTAGCAGGAGTTGCTCAAGGTGCTGGAGATATTGCTAAAGGGATAGCATCTGGCAATCCTTTAGATATTATTAGTGGGGGTTTAAAAGTCCTAAATTCTGCTATAACAGTTGAAATAGATTCAGATACACCAAAATTTGAAGCGGCTATAAAAGACTTGGAAAAAGCTATCGATAAATTAGACTATGTAATTTCTCAAAGTGTTGGTAAAGATAGGGTCACAGGCAGAAAGCAAGCTATTGAAGATTTAAAAGACCTCGAAGAACAGACCAAATTAGCAACCGAGGCAGAGCTTGCAGCGCGTAAGGAAGTTAAATTCTTAGGAGTAAGAATTGGTAAAAAAGGTAAAGGAAGCGGAACGGATCCTGCAAAGCTCGAAGAGTTTGAGCAAAAAGCAGAAGACGCTAGGCGCAAGGCTCAAGAATTAAGAGAGCAGCTCGACGAGCTATATACAGGTACCACAGAACAAACCATTGTTGATAGCATCATTTCAGGATTAAAAGAGGGCAAGCGAAGCGTTGCAGATTTTGCGGACGATTTTAAAGATCTAATGCAGGACGCATTATTGCAGGCGTTTCAAATTAAATATTTAGAGAAAGAGATAGAGAAGTTTTATGATGCCTTTGCCGATGCAGGATCAGATAGTAATTATACGGCAGAGGAAATTGAGTCGTTGCGCAACCTATACGCTCAAATGATTAACGGGGCAGAAAGCGATTTGGACGCCATCAATCAAATATTAGAGGAATCTGGAATAGGCGCATTGGGAAGTGATGATTCAAGCAGGAAAGGCTTGTCCGGGGCAATTTCTACAATCACAGAAGATACGGCTAATATATTGGCAGGCACACTTAACAGCATTAGAATAGATGTATCAAACGGTATTCAAATAGCGCAACAAAGCTCGCTCTATTTATCCGAAATCGTTCAAAATACAACCTACAACAGGTATCTGGAAAGCATTGATATTAAGATGTCTAATATAGAAACGGCTATCTCTCAATTTGAATCTAAAGGGTTGACAGGATGA